One region of Helicoverpa zea isolate HzStark_Cry1AcR chromosome 24, ilHelZeax1.1, whole genome shotgun sequence genomic DNA includes:
- the LOC124642138 gene encoding uncharacterized protein LOC124642138, whose translation MANNWWREPDMGVMSAPVPSGEPQGCAAMRMWRNACNTLVAPDADNAWKQVVEASPPDSLWHTLRNCVAYQAGVWQNLLNKGMDDVIQPAAFKLAIVLRHTPSELTVKLLTELLRLHPQSQDLTSYILALLTDDEAQWCGHSSDESEPSSPASTESSTDAGETDAAEATDIDTNEAAGGPADSATSAAAASEAAEATPAVVSSTEVDSTTANIDSNIVESNVPDSTTADDPVEIAAAASVSGDSPEPSSPAPTSSDGSGSSAESGSGAGSPAPATPAGPAPLRDLQLFGDCELAVLAASREEYDAHAKLVRAEYSKLTHDNYVELRIKVLNQFNQIPKLFHTPEFECFESAARENIEREICTLREHLLTGRKD comes from the exons ATGGCGAACAATTGGTGGAGGGAGCCTGATATGGGGG TGATGTCAGCGCCAGTGCCATCAGGCGAGCCGCAGGGCTGCGCCGCGATGCGTATGTGGCGCAATGCGTGCAACACGCTGGTGGCGCCCGACGCCGACAACGCCTGGAAGCAGGTCGTGGAGGCTTCGCCCCCGGACTCGCTGTGGCACACGCTTAGGAACTGTGTCGCTTATCAG GCGGGCGTCTGGCAAAACTTACTAAATAAAGGTATGGACGACGTGATCCAGCCTGCGGCGTTCAAGCTCGCCATCGTGCTGCGGCACACGCCCTCCGAGCTTACTGTCAAGCTGCTGACCGAGCTGCTGCGTCTGCATCCGCAATCT CAAGATCTCACGTCGTACATCCTAGCATTGCTCACGGATGACGAGGCGCAGTGGTGCGGCCACAGCTCCGACGAGTCCGAACCCTCCTCCCCCGCCAGCACCGAGTCTTCCACCGACGCGGGCGAGACTGACGCCGCCGAGGCCACCGACATCGACACTAACGAAGCAGCTGGAGGCCCGGCCGACTCCGCCACGTCAGCGGCGGCGGCCTCGGAGGCGGCCGAAGCCACGCCAGCAGTGGTATCCTCTACCGAAGTAGATTCGACGACGGCTAACATCGATTCGAACATCGTCGAGTCGAACGTCCCCGATTCGACGACGGCCGACGATCCGGTGGAGATCGCGGCCGCGGCCAGCGTGTCGGGGGACAGCCCGGAGCCTAGCAGCCCGGCGCCCACCAGCAGCGACGGCAGCGGCTCGAGCGCGGAGAGCGGCAGCGGCGCGGGCAGCCCGGCGCCGGCGACGCCCGCGGGCCCGGCGCCGCTGCGGGACCTGCAGCTGTTCGGCGACTGCGAGCTGGCGGTGCTGGCGGCGTCGCGCGAGGAGTACGACGCGCACGCCAAGCTGGTGCGCGCCGAGTACTCCAAGCTCACGCACGACAACTACGTCGAGCTCAGGATTAAG GTGCTTAACCAATTCAACCAAATACCAAAGCTGTTCCACACGCCGGAGTTCGAGTGCTTCGAGTCCGCAGCTCGCGAGAACATCGAGCGCGAGATCTGCACGCTGCGGGAACACTTGCTCACCGGACGGAAAGACTAG
- the LOC124642137 gene encoding juvenile hormone esterase-like has protein sequence MLSGLVWVCVVCAVVSATRADGGSTDEIQDAPTTQSVSGEFLGSWMTSRRGRRFQAYRGIRYAEPPVGELRFQPPKLILHYENTVDATKDGPSCPRPASPGYPVGEDCLTINVYTPAINSSKPLPVIFFIHPGGFYSMSGRSDLAGPHYLMDRDVVLVTINYRLGSLGYLALGNKLAPGNNGFKDQVAALKWMQRNIAAFGGDPDLVTITGCSAGAVSVMVHMISPMSKGLFHRAISVSGSPTSKLPSPPDRIDLAIKQARVSNCPEDNTTALFHCLKNKSWKEIAGSMLGFFEFGFDPLSLWRPVVEPDFGQERFLVEEPMDSIREGRMHSVPFIVSQTTGEFFWKAFYVLNNQTLLSTMNAEWDRIAPISFILPRNESSDKLASLREAYLGDSPLENNTTSADGLGKLYGDSITGFPVHRMANLMCRHSKHPVFYSEFAYLGNRSHYEDPVSKKPVRTAHHDDLLYLFTLSYRFPPIDVADTEDSKMVDKMTALWYNFARYGDPNPRDDTPELSSLSWPAMTPALRNYLRVDKKFAVKQNLFEERFAVWDQLYPIQY, from the exons ATGTTGTCTGGACTTGTGTGGGTTTGTGTCGTCTGTGCAGTCGTGAGTGCAACGCGAGCTGATGGTGGCAGTACAG ACGAAATCCAGGATGCTCCAACCACGCAGTCAGTGTCTGGTGAGTTCTTGGGctcgtggatgacgtcacggcGCGGGAGACGCTTCCAGGCGTACCGGGGGATACGATATGCTGAACCACCTGTTGGGGAGCTGCGGTTCCAG CCACCTAAACTTATCCTCCATTACGAGAATACAGTGGACGCTACTAAGGACGGTCCCTCGTGTCCTCGGCCCGCAAGCCCGGGGTACCCAGTGGGCGAGGACTGTCTCACAATCAACGTGTATACCCCTGCTATAAACAG TTCGAAGCCATTGCCAGTGATCTTCTTCATCCACCCGGGCGGGTTCTACTCCATGTCGGGGCGCAGCGACCTGGCGGGGCCCCACTACTTGATGGACCGGGATGTCGTGCTCGTCACCATCAATTACAGGCTTGGCTCTCTAG GTTACCTCGCCCTGGGCAATAAGTTGGCTCCCGGTAACAATGGCTTCAAGGACCAGGTGGCGGCTCTCAAGTGGATGCAAAGGAACATTGCAGCATTTGGCGGAGACCCCGACCTCGTCACCATCACCGGCTGCAGCGCGGGAGCCGTCAGTGTCATGGTGCATATGATATCACCTATGTCTAAAG GTCTCTTCCACCGTGCCATATCAGTGAGCGGTTCTCCGACGTCCAAGCTGCCGAGCCCACCAGACCGCATAGACCTGGCCATCAAACAGGCGAGAGTGTCCAACTGCCCCGAGGACAACACCACCGCACTCTTCCACTGCCTCAAGAATAAGAGCTGGAAGGAGATCGCTGGATCAATGCTGGGATTCTTC GAGTTCGGCTTTGATCCTCTAAGCTTATGGCGTCCAGTTGTGGAGCCGGACTTCGGCCAGGAGCGATTCTTGGTTGAGGAGCCGATGGATTCCATACGAGAGGGCAGGATGCACTCGGTGCCGTTCATCGTCAGCCAAACTACTGGCGAGTTCTTCTGGAAGGCATTTT ACGTTCTCAACAACCAGACACTGCTAAGCACGATGAACGCCGAGTGGGATCGAATAGCTCCGATATCATTCATACTCCCGCGCAACGAATCCAGTGACAAGCTGGCGTCACTCAGAGAGGCGTACCTTGGAGACAGCCCGTTGGAGAACAATACTACCAGTGCTGATGGACTTGGCAAGCTGTATGGAGACTCCATTACAGGCTTTCCTGTGCACAG GATGGCTAACCTGATGTGTCGCCACTCCAAGCACCCGGTATTCTACTCGGAGTTCGCGTATCTTGGCAACCGCAGCCACTACGAGGACCCTGTCTCCAAGAAACCAGTTC GCACAGCCCACCATGACGATCTACTCTACTTGTTCACGCTAAGCTACCGCTTCCCGCCTATAGATGTCGCTGACACAGAAGACTCAAAGATGGTGGACAAGATGACTGCGCTGTGGTACAACTTCGCTAGATACGG AGACCCGAATCCGCGTGATGACACGCCTGAGCTGTCCTCTCTCTCCTGGCCAGCCATGACGCCAGCCCTGAGGAACTATCTGCGAGTCGACAAGAAGTTTGCAGTCAAACAGAACTTATTCGAAGAACGGTTCGCGGTGTGGGACCAGTTATATCccatacaatattaa
- the LOC124642354 gene encoding juvenile hormone esterase-like: MCLRALLCALCVAVCAHAYKHNTERTNVPSSTVAPSGPLTRGVSGAFRGSWMETRRGRRFQAYRGIRYAEPPVGALRFQPPKLKLNYEGEVDASKEGPACPLPAPPGYYVDEDCLTVNVYTPAHNASRPLPVIFFIHPGGFYAFSGRSDLAGPHYMLDRDVVLVTINYRLGSLGFMSTGDMYAPGNNGMKDQVAALKWVQRNIAAFGGDPNLVTITGCSAGSISVLLHMMSPMTKGLFHRGIAMSASPITKAMTTLTHQRHLAVRQAEILNCPTHNSSAIVDCLFKKPWKELGDSLPKFWEFGPGDPVGLWGPVVEPDFGQERYLTMNPLDAVKQGKMHTVPLIISQTTDEFFWKAYQVLLNETLLKSMNDDWEKIAPISFMLPQENRAAAVKKLKEVYFKGNKIANDTESAKALGRLYGDSIVGFGVHRMANLMCRHSTHPVWYSEFAYVGNNSHYEDPNGKPQGAAHHDDLLYVFTLSYNFPTIELSSPHSHVVDEMTAIWYNFARYGDPNPRGDTPELGNLTWPAMTPDRRLFLHRGDKLLIQQNMFEDRFKVWEELYPIPY; encoded by the exons ATGTGTCTGCGCGCCCTCCTGTGTGCGCTGTGTGTCGCTGTGTGCGCGCACGCATACAAACACAACACAG AACGCACAAATGTTCCTTCTTCAACCGTGGCGCCTTCTGGGCCCCTGACCCGCGGCGTGTCGGGGGCGTTCCGCGGGTCGTGGATGGAGACGCGCCGCGGGAGACGATTCCAGGCGTACCGCGGCATACGCTATGCTGAACCGCCTGTAGGAGCACTGAGATTCCAG CCACCGAAACTGAAGCTGAACTACGAGGGCGAGGTGGACGCGAGCAAGGAAGGCCCCGCGTGTCCGCTGCCCGCGCCTCCCGGTTACTACGTGGACGAAGACTGTCTCACTGTCAACGTTTATACTCCCGCACACAATGC GTCTCGCCCCCTGCCGGTGATCTTCTTCATCCACCCGGGCGGGTTCTACGCGTTCTCCGGGCGCAGCGACCTGGCGGGGCCGCACTACATGCTCGACAGAGACGTCGTACTCGTCACCATCAACTACAGGCTTGGCTCTTTAG GTTTCATGAGCACGGGTGACATGTATGCTCCCGGCAACAATGGTATGAAGGACCAGGTGGCGGCGCTGAAGTGGGTGCAGAGGAACATCGCGGCATTCGGCGGAGACCCCAACCTGGTCACCATCACGGGCTGCAGTGCGGGGTCTATCAGTGTCTTGTTGCATATGATGTCTCCCATGACTAAAG GACTATTCCACCGCGGCATAGCAATGAGTGCGTCTCCGATAACCAAGGCCATGACCACCCTGACCCACCAGCGCCACCTCGCCGTGCGTCAGGCGGAGATCCTCAACTGTCCCACACACAACTCCTCAGCTATTGTTGACTGTCTCTTCAAGAAGCCCTGGAAGGAACTTGGAGACTCACTCCCCAAGTTCTGG GAGTTCGGTCCGGGTGACCCGGTGGGTCTGTGGGGCCCGGTGGTGGAGCCGGACTTCGGGCAGGAGCGCTACCTCACCATGAACCCCCTGGATGCCGTCAAGCAGGGCAAGATGCACACCGTGCCCCTCATCATCAGCCAGACCACCGACGAATTCTTCTGGAAGGCTTACC AGGTCCTGCTAAACGAAACCCTCTTGAAATCAATGAACGATGACTGGGAGAAAATCGCACCGATCTCGTTCATGTTGCCCCAGGAGAACAGAGCCGCGGCTGTGAAGAAGCTGAAGGAAGTTTATTTCAAAGGAAACAAGATTGCTAACGACACGGAGAGTGCCAAAGCGCTGGGGAGGCTGTATGGAGACTCCATCGTTGGGTTTGGAGTTCACAG GATGGCAAACCTGATGTGTCGTCATTCAACGCACCCGGTATGGTACTCAGAGTTTGCGTACGTCGGGAACAACTCGCACTACGAGGATCCTAATGGAAAACCACAAG GTGCTGCTCATCACGACGACCTGCTGTACGTGTTCACGCTGAGCTACAACTTCCCCACCATCGAGCTGAGCAGCCCGCACTCGCACGTCGTCGACGAGATGACGGCTATCTGGTACAACTTCGCGCGCTACGG AGACCCGAACCCTCGCGGCGACACTCCGGAGCTGGGCAACCTGACGTGGCCCGCCATGACGCCCGACCGGAGGCTGTTCCTCCACCGAGGTGACAAGCTGCTCATACAGCAGAACATGTTCGAAGACCGGTTCAAGGTCTGGGAGGAACTCTATCCCATACCGTATTGA